One Setaria italica strain Yugu1 chromosome II, Setaria_italica_v2.0, whole genome shotgun sequence DNA segment encodes these proteins:
- the LOC101784664 gene encoding 50 kDa gamma-zein-like, with the protein MKDMLVVLALMALIASVASMQMGACTCGHQQDHEKHQPQQHHHHQQQHHHQVHMQQQHHQQQYVHVQQQPQQQNHEQPQQQHHQQYQIHEHEVPLQRQHKQPNHQSRHYLEQQPQQQQQQLCQQGFEQQPGQQDNKKQQIKRCGYNTYISNQNLNNCREFLRQQCNPLAMPFLQSRLLQPSNCQVLQQHCCHELRQIEPRYLHQAICNIVQSITHQQQQQEKQQQQQHSCELCGSQQASEGELAIRMVAQHLPSMCGIYHSWSQDSTCGNKDARGVRN; encoded by the coding sequence ATGAAGGATATGCTTGTGGTCCTTGCTCTCATGGCACTCATTGCAAGTGTTGCCTCCATGCAAATGGGTGCTTGCACCTGTGGTCATCAGCAAGACCATGAGAAGCACCAGCCACAACAACATCATCACCACCAGCAACAACACCATCACCAAGTCCATATGCAACAACAACATCACCAACAACAGTATGTTCATGTGCAGCAGCAACCCCAACAACAAAATCATGAGCAaccacaacaacaacatcacCAACAATATCAAATCCATGAGCATGAAGTGCCACTGCAACGTCAACACAAGCAGCCAAACCATCAGTCGAGGCACTACCTTGAGCAGCAACcgcaacagcaacaacaacagttGTGTCAACAGGGTTTTGAGCAACAACCAGGTCAGCAAGATAATAAGAAGCAGCAGATAAAAAGGTGTGGCTACAACACATATATTAGTAACCAAAATTTAAACAATTGTCGTGAATTCCTGAGGCAGCAATGTAACCCGCTAGCAATGCCTTTCCTCCAATCACGTTTGCTACAACCGAGCAACTGTCAGGTGCTACAACAGCATTGTTGCCATGAGCTTAGACAAATCGAACCACGGTACCTCCACCAAGCGATCTGCAACATAGTTCAGTCCATAACCCACCAACAACAACAGCAGgagaaacaacaacaacaacaacattcATGTGAGTTATGTGGGTCTCAGCAAGCTTCTGAAGGTGAGTTGGCTATACGGATGGTAGCACAACACCTACCATCAATGTGCGGCATTTACCACTCATGGAGCCAAGACAGTACATGCGGCAACAAGGATGCTCGTGGTGTTCGCAACTAA
- the LOC101752765 gene encoding uncharacterized protein LOC101752765, giving the protein MTAFVVPVFSMQNRGQFTFSISPPAPRSLRPKDSRDQSPSSPSKCSTTLRRRSRSDPVPDQRGLLHALTHAKPSPLHSPTPPFPISVCATTTSRCPNEKQSKGK; this is encoded by the exons ATGACGGCATTTGTTGTTCCTGTCTTCTCGATGCAAAACCGCGGGCAGTTCACTTTTTCCATCTCTCCTCCGGCCCCTCGCTCCCTCCGACCCAAGGACTCTCGAGATCAATCCCCAAGCTCCCCTTCAAAGT GTTCAACTACTTTGCGGAGGAGATCAAGGTCCGATCCTGTCCCAGACCAGAG AGGTCTCCTGCATGCCCTCACCCACGCCAAACCTTCGCCGCTGCATTCCCCGACCCCACCGTTTCCGATCTCCGTTTGTGCAACTACGACGAGTCGATGCCCTAACG AAAAACAATCAAAGGGGAAATAA
- the LOC105913788 gene encoding uncharacterized protein LOC105913788, whose translation MALPSPPLMLPDDAVGEILRRLPPDEPACLVRASLVCKSWRLLISEPDFLLRYHELHPTPLVLGFLYNNRFIPTTTTNPPLFPLEFDYFDWLVVELVGACNSIFGSTKDEDVVEDASVTWVSV comes from the exons ATGGCACTGCCGAGTCCACCACTGATGTTGCCGGAtgatgccgtcggcgagatCCTCCGTCGCCTCCCGCCGGATGAGCCTGCATGCCTCGTCCGTGCCTCCCTTGTTTGCAAATCCTGGCGCCTCCTCATCTCTGAACCTGACTTCCTCCTTCGCTACCATGAGCTCCATCCTACACCTCTGGTGCTCGGCTTCCTCTACAACAACCGCTTTATTCCTACCACCACAACCAATCCCCCGCTCTTCCCGCTGGAGTTTGACTATTTCGACTGGTTAGTG GTTGaattggttggtgcatgcaactcaatatttGGGAGCACCAAAGATGAGGATGTTGTGGAGGATGCTAGTGTCACATGGGTGAGCGTCTAA